The DNA segment TAAAGATACCCCTGAGGTAGGTCTAATTCTCTCAGAACATTTCGACAGAAAATTATATAAAGATTTTGACACTGCAGCCTATAATGTAGTGTTTAGGAAACACTATGACTCTTTAAAAGGTAAATTATCCAATCCTAATACCATTAAAAAGTTCTATGTGAACCATAATTACGAACCCCGTTTGGTGACTCAGTATTTTCCGATCGGTGCTTTGGATACACTGGAAGCGTATATCGGAAAAAGTGAAGATCATGGTTTTAATCCGGATAACTTTCGCCGGAAGCAGCTGGATGCGGCCTTAAAAGAGCTTGCGGGCGATAAATTCAAAAAAATTGAAGAAGTATATCCTGTAATTGCTGATCTGGAGCTGAATGCTGCGGAAGCATTGATCAAGTATGATAATTACATGAACTATGGGGTGGTCAACCCGCGGAAGCTCTTTTCCAGATATTATGTCCCGGTAAAACGCCCGGATAGTGCTAGTATGTCTGGTGTATTGGCCACCAAAGATCTGGGAAAGCTGCTGAAAGAGATTCAGCCTTCTTCGAAACAATACCTTGCACTTCAGCATAGATTGAATATCTTAAAAGCCGACGGTCATGGTAAAAGTGATCAGGCAAAAACAATCATGGTCAACATGGAACGTTTGAGGTGGAAGTTACCCGAGATGGGAAAGGAATACGTGGAAGTAAATATTCCTGATTTTTCACTCACCTGGTTTAATCAGGAAGATACGGTAAGCCATATGAAAGTATGTGTAGGTGGGAAAAGAGAAGAGGGATATGCGGAGAAGATCGCAAGATATGCGAAGACGGGAAATCTGGATGATAAGCCTAAGAACCACGAAACACCGATTTTATATAGTAAATTGAACTCTATTCAGGTAAATCCGGTATGGAATATTCCGGTGAGCATTGCCAGAAATGAAATCTATTGGATGGCACGTAAAGATCCTTACTACCTTTCCAATAGCAACATCAATGTTTATCGAAATGGAAAGCTCATTGGCGAACCTGATACCATTCAATGGAGCAATTATTCAAGAGAGAAGTTGCCCTATCAATTTAAACAAGGATCAGGAGATGGAAATGCTTTAGGGAAATTTAAATTCATCTTTGACAATGGATCCAGCATTTACCTGCACGATACCAATAATAAGAATGGATTTAACAAAGCCAACCGCGCGATTAGTCATGGTTGTGTACGTGTAGAAAAGCCATTGGAGTTTGCACAGAATCTGGTTCGCGACAAATATCAATACGATCAGCTGAGGATGGAAGTAAACCTTCCTCCCCTGGATACGAACAGGATGAATGCTTATAGAAAGAAACTGGCTAAAAAAGCTGATACGGTAAATTTATTTAAATTAAAACCTACCTGGTTTGGAACAAAAAAGCCTGTGCCATTGATTATCAACTACATTACGGCATGGTCTCAAAAT comes from the Pedobacter sp. FW305-3-2-15-E-R2A2 genome and includes:
- a CDS encoding L,D-transpeptidase family protein, with translation MKKALLLLIPFCLLLNACSWFKDTPEVGLILSEHFDRKLYKDFDTAAYNVVFRKHYDSLKGKLSNPNTIKKFYVNHNYEPRLVTQYFPIGALDTLEAYIGKSEDHGFNPDNFRRKQLDAALKELAGDKFKKIEEVYPVIADLELNAAEALIKYDNYMNYGVVNPRKLFSRYYVPVKRPDSASMSGVLATKDLGKLLKEIQPSSKQYLALQHRLNILKADGHGKSDQAKTIMVNMERLRWKLPEMGKEYVEVNIPDFSLTWFNQEDTVSHMKVCVGGKREEGYAEKIARYAKTGNLDDKPKNHETPILYSKLNSIQVNPVWNIPVSIARNEIYWMARKDPYYLSNSNINVYRNGKLIGEPDTIQWSNYSREKLPYQFKQGSGDGNALGKFKFIFDNGSSIYLHDTNNKNGFNKANRAISHGCVRVEKPLEFAQNLVRDKYQYDQLRMEVNLPPLDTNRMNAYRKKLAKKADTVNLFKLKPTWFGTKKPVPLIINYITAWSQNGNIQFRPDVYGLDETLWLAMKKFM